One Prolixibacteraceae bacterium DNA segment encodes these proteins:
- a CDS encoding SusD/RagB family nutrient-binding outer membrane lipoprotein, protein MKRLSIYIIAMVVGLLSSCTNDFESINSNPNTSNTIDPGYQFVGIQLSYAGGGAEEWRGNLIMSGPLSGVMQDAYTSGEGYSTSNSFASAKWGSMYTGAIKNVRDMLNKMEAANTDGSYDAKIAEGRIFQVICFQRLTDMYGDIPYFEGGHGYDDRVFYPVYDKQEDIYKDFVKELKESRNILMETESVTFDATGDIIYGHLGSVERSHAWAKLANSMLLRIGMRASSADEPWARGVVEEAVSNTVGFIETLDVKNDAAMITHSSVGGPWGSHENGSGSAINGKTGGFAYSYLGDEYLHRAQQMEDPRLFYVGAQLMQNKSGDYVAWTGQTYFNPFEEAARPGEAWKPVSFVTARGANQSEGFRGQYIVKDGEKQSTVFASYFISESDFDIDPSTGKAKLDADSIQYQILCGMNPGSIGSRTAPTIIFGGDETYFILAEAKAKWGIGEGDALTLLKKADRLALEKYPITLDPVNDGTPGKYMSLYAQSTGDTRSYGQLTEDYLAKITEASVQTIQIERWKSLVINGYEAFALWNRTNLNYTTNGDAATTNIPYNEVGETRGTIDLPVYDKEDITVAGLEAISTPTSYDPSVFPTTEFKSVESHDGGDTEGNRPRRLDYPNSERTVNSTNVEAAIQRQQSVYGYKAGQFITAKMWISKKD, encoded by the coding sequence ATGAAAAGATTAAGTATATATATAATTGCGATGGTTGTTGGATTACTATCATCGTGTACCAATGATTTTGAATCGATCAATAGTAATCCCAACACTTCTAATACAATTGATCCTGGTTATCAGTTTGTCGGAATACAGTTGAGTTATGCTGGTGGTGGAGCTGAAGAGTGGAGAGGTAATTTAATTATGTCAGGACCTCTCTCTGGTGTGATGCAAGATGCTTATACTTCTGGTGAAGGATATTCTACCTCTAACAGTTTTGCGTCTGCAAAGTGGGGATCAATGTATACAGGGGCGATTAAAAATGTCCGTGATATGTTGAATAAAATGGAAGCTGCGAACACTGATGGTTCTTACGATGCAAAAATTGCTGAAGGACGTATTTTCCAAGTGATCTGTTTCCAACGTTTGACTGATATGTATGGGGATATTCCTTATTTCGAAGGAGGTCATGGTTATGATGATCGTGTTTTCTATCCTGTGTACGACAAACAAGAGGATATCTACAAGGATTTCGTGAAGGAGTTAAAAGAAAGTAGAAATATCTTGATGGAGACAGAATCTGTAACATTCGATGCTACGGGGGACATTATTTATGGACATCTTGGAAGTGTAGAGCGTTCACATGCATGGGCTAAATTAGCAAACTCGATGTTATTACGTATTGGTATGCGTGCATCATCAGCTGACGAGCCATGGGCTAGAGGTGTTGTTGAAGAAGCAGTTAGTAACACTGTCGGTTTCATTGAAACGTTAGATGTGAAAAATGATGCAGCAATGATTACTCATTCCTCTGTTGGTGGTCCTTGGGGATCTCATGAGAATGGTTCAGGTTCTGCTATCAATGGTAAGACTGGTGGATTTGCTTACTCTTATCTTGGAGATGAGTATCTTCATAGAGCTCAGCAAATGGAAGATCCTCGCTTATTTTATGTTGGGGCTCAACTTATGCAAAATAAATCAGGAGATTATGTAGCATGGACAGGACAGACATATTTTAACCCATTTGAAGAAGCTGCACGTCCTGGGGAAGCATGGAAGCCTGTTTCTTTTGTAACTGCACGTGGTGCAAACCAGTCAGAAGGTTTTAGAGGTCAATACATCGTGAAAGATGGAGAGAAACAATCAACTGTTTTTGCTTCTTACTTTATTAGCGAGAGTGACTTTGATATTGATCCTTCTACAGGTAAAGCAAAGCTCGATGCGGATTCTATCCAATACCAAATCCTTTGTGGAATGAATCCTGGTTCTATTGGATCTCGCACCGCCCCAACAATTATTTTCGGTGGAGATGAAACATATTTCATTCTTGCTGAAGCGAAAGCTAAGTGGGGTATTGGTGAAGGGGATGCTTTGACTCTTCTAAAGAAAGCAGATCGTTTGGCTCTTGAGAAATATCCTATTACTTTAGATCCTGTAAATGATGGAACACCAGGTAAGTATATGTCATTGTATGCTCAGTCTACTGGTGATACTCGTTCTTATGGTCAACTTACTGAAGATTATTTGGCAAAAATCACAGAAGCTTCAGTCCAAACAATTCAGATTGAGAGATGGAAATCTTTGGTAATTAATGGTTACGAGGCGTTTGCTCTATGGAACAGAACGAACTTAAACTATACTACTAATGGGGATGCTGCCACAACCAATATTCCATATAATGAAGTAGGTGAAACCAGAGGAACAATTGATCTACCAGTTTATGACAAAGAGGACATTACAGTTGCTGGTTTAGAAGCTATTTCTACTCCTACTTCGTATGATCCAAGTGTATTCCCTACAACTGAATTCAAGAGTGTTGAATCTCATGATGGAGGAGATACAGAGGGTAACAGACCACGTCGCCTAGATTATCCTAATAGTGAGCGTACTGTGAATTCAACAAATGTTGAAGCTGCAATTCAAAGACAGCAGAGTGTGTACGGATACAAAGCAGGTCAGTTTATCACTGCAAAAATGTGGATAAGTAAGAAAGACTAA
- the cobI gene encoding precorrin-2 C(20)-methyltransferase, translating into MQKFQVYGVALGPGDPELITLKSLRILQEVDKIYAPGSISRKGECKSHSISIMKQLDIDVDKIEVFHISMRFDREETENLYQSVYEKIQKDIEKGLSIAFVSEGDISFYSTFGYLIPRLKADQISYKMLPGVPAFIQAGSSLGIPLTSQSNSLKVLAAVSSVTELDEALENSNTIVIMKFSTIKSVLIPHIIDNYSDLKVYYVEKLGTEEEFVTDNLEIIDKRTKTYFSILIIQK; encoded by the coding sequence ATGCAGAAATTTCAAGTTTATGGAGTGGCTTTAGGTCCCGGAGATCCTGAACTTATCACCTTGAAATCCTTGCGCATTTTGCAAGAGGTTGATAAGATTTATGCTCCAGGAAGTATTAGTCGTAAGGGGGAATGTAAATCACACTCTATCTCTATTATGAAGCAGTTAGATATTGATGTCGATAAGATCGAAGTTTTTCATATCTCCATGCGATTTGACAGAGAAGAGACTGAGAATTTATATCAGTCGGTGTACGAAAAAATACAAAAGGATATTGAAAAAGGGTTATCTATAGCTTTTGTTTCAGAAGGGGACATATCGTTTTATAGTACTTTTGGATATCTGATTCCCAGACTTAAAGCGGATCAAATATCTTATAAGATGCTTCCTGGCGTCCCAGCCTTCATTCAAGCAGGATCTTCTCTTGGTATTCCACTAACGTCTCAAAGCAATAGTTTAAAAGTTTTAGCAGCAGTTTCGTCTGTTACTGAATTGGATGAGGCATTGGAGAATTCGAATACTATAGTGATAATGAAATTTTCTACGATAAAATCAGTATTGATTCCTCATATTATTGACAATTATTCTGATTTAAAGGTGTACTATGTAGAGAAGCTTGGAACTGAAGAAGAGTTTGTAACAGATAATTTAGAAATAATAGATAAGAGAACTAAAACATATTTCTCCATATTGATAATACAAAAATAG
- the cobJ gene encoding precorrin-3B C(17)-methyltransferase: MAGLGKITVVGLGPGDLSMMTHQAIDAIKNAEVIVGYKYYFQFVKSITNENVLCVDTGMKKERERARIAFEYAHDRKRVVVISSGDSGIYGMAPLIEEMAVKDHNSEVAVEIVPGISAFQAAAAVLGAPIGHDLCTISLSDLLTPWPLIERRIEAAAIGDFVTSIYNPKSKGRYWQLKRFVEIYKKHRSGNTPVGVVRQVAREEQSVTVCTLDTIDFDSIDMFTILVVGNSQSYSVGNKIITPRGYYNQEEAPSVGVGQSIMIKSFKQIKSELKNPDISLNRMWPLLHLVHTSADFDMENIFYCDEHVMENWHKYLHSGSAVVITDVTMVKSGIRKAAIERLGVQVKCYLSDERTAALAKEKGITRTQAGIRLASEDHPNAIYAFGNAPTALIELTELIRKGKVSPTGVVAAPVGFVNVVESKHRMKSFDGVDKCVVEGRKGGSSLAATILNAALSYDDAVQMLPGRDL, translated from the coding sequence ATGGCAGGTTTAGGAAAGATTACAGTTGTGGGCTTAGGTCCTGGAGATTTATCCATGATGACACATCAAGCAATAGATGCAATAAAAAATGCAGAGGTTATTGTTGGTTATAAGTACTATTTTCAGTTTGTAAAGTCTATTACAAATGAAAATGTCCTTTGTGTAGACACTGGAATGAAGAAAGAGCGTGAGAGAGCTCGTATTGCTTTTGAGTATGCGCATGATAGAAAGCGTGTTGTGGTAATCTCTTCTGGTGATTCAGGAATTTATGGTATGGCACCATTGATAGAAGAGATGGCTGTTAAAGACCATAATTCTGAAGTGGCGGTTGAAATTGTTCCTGGGATCTCTGCCTTTCAAGCAGCAGCAGCAGTATTAGGTGCTCCTATTGGACACGATCTATGTACTATTTCACTTTCAGATCTTCTTACTCCATGGCCTTTAATTGAAAGAAGAATTGAAGCAGCAGCTATTGGAGATTTTGTTACTTCCATTTATAATCCTAAATCTAAAGGACGATATTGGCAGCTAAAAAGATTTGTGGAGATCTATAAAAAACATCGTTCAGGAAATACTCCTGTTGGTGTTGTTCGACAGGTTGCTAGAGAAGAACAGTCCGTTACTGTTTGTACTTTAGATACCATCGATTTTGACAGCATCGACATGTTCACAATTTTAGTTGTTGGTAATTCTCAAAGCTATAGTGTTGGTAATAAAATCATTACCCCTCGTGGATATTATAATCAAGAAGAAGCCCCTTCTGTAGGTGTGGGACAGTCGATTATGATTAAGAGTTTTAAGCAGATCAAGTCGGAATTGAAAAATCCTGATATCTCTCTAAATCGTATGTGGCCACTACTTCACTTAGTGCATACATCGGCTGATTTCGATATGGAGAATATCTTCTATTGTGATGAGCATGTAATGGAAAATTGGCACAAGTATCTTCATTCAGGATCTGCTGTTGTCATTACGGATGTAACCATGGTAAAATCGGGAATACGCAAAGCGGCTATTGAGCGTTTAGGTGTTCAGGTTAAGTGTTATCTTTCAGATGAGCGTACTGCTGCCTTGGCTAAAGAAAAGGGTATTACTAGAACACAAGCTGGAATTAGGTTGGCTTCTGAAGACCATCCGAATGCCATTTATGCTTTCGGAAATGCACCTACAGCATTAATTGAGCTTACAGAACTTATTCGTAAAGGCAAAGTGTCTCCTACGGGTGTTGTTGCTGCTCCTGTAGGTTTTGTGAATGTAGTGGAATCGAAACATAGAATGAAGAGTTTTGATGGCGTAGATAAGTGTGTTGTTGAAGGTCGAAAAGGAGGTTCATCATTAGCCGCTACGATATTAAATGCTGCACTTAGCTATGATGATGCTGTTCAGATGTTACCTGGTCGAGACTTATAA
- the cbiE gene encoding precorrin-6y C5,15-methyltransferase (decarboxylating) subunit CbiE translates to MRFILIGISDTSNYHPEKEVTSLISKSFHFSGGKRHYERVKHLLPEEHQWHGITIPLEPVLMGYESLDSIVVFVSGDPFFYGFGATLKRRFPNASFQNFPFFNSLQMHSHVINLPYEEMMCVSCTGRPWDRLNRALLEDQELIGVLTDRKKRPEVIAKHLLDAGYDNYEISVGENLGGTSQRVVSMSLEECSQQTFAPLNNIILKQKQSRDFTIGVSNDQFTYLDGRPNMMTKPVYRLHTISLMELHCRNVFWDIGFCTGSVSIEAQRLYPKLKCISFEKREESRSIIEENIKKFGVPGISYTIGDFLSLDHSQYAKPDAVFIGGHGGKLSEILSIVDSYLPANGVIATNAVKEESARIFIDKLLELGYIEQANSKIKLDDFNPVNVIVMRKSNKLK, encoded by the coding sequence ATGAGATTTATACTAATTGGAATTTCTGATACCTCTAATTATCATCCAGAAAAAGAGGTGACATCTTTAATATCAAAAAGTTTTCACTTTTCAGGAGGAAAGAGACATTATGAGAGGGTGAAACATCTATTGCCAGAGGAACATCAATGGCATGGGATAACAATTCCTTTAGAACCAGTTTTAATGGGGTATGAATCGCTAGATTCTATTGTAGTATTTGTTTCCGGAGATCCATTCTTTTATGGATTTGGAGCAACTCTTAAACGTAGATTCCCGAATGCTTCTTTTCAGAATTTTCCTTTTTTTAATAGTCTTCAGATGCATTCACATGTCATCAATTTACCTTATGAAGAGATGATGTGTGTGAGTTGCACTGGAAGGCCATGGGATAGATTGAATAGAGCACTCTTAGAAGATCAAGAATTAATAGGAGTATTGACGGATCGAAAGAAGCGACCTGAGGTTATTGCAAAGCATTTGCTAGATGCAGGATATGATAATTATGAAATATCTGTCGGCGAAAACTTAGGTGGCACTAGTCAACGGGTTGTTTCTATGTCATTGGAGGAGTGTAGTCAACAGACTTTTGCTCCTCTTAATAATATAATCTTAAAGCAGAAGCAATCGCGTGATTTTACCATAGGTGTTTCCAACGACCAATTTACCTATTTGGACGGACGTCCCAATATGATGACCAAGCCCGTTTATCGTCTACATACGATCTCGTTAATGGAGCTTCATTGTAGAAATGTTTTCTGGGATATTGGTTTTTGTACTGGTTCTGTTTCTATTGAAGCCCAACGTTTGTACCCTAAACTGAAGTGTATCTCATTTGAGAAAAGGGAGGAGTCTAGAAGTATCATTGAGGAGAATATCAAAAAATTTGGAGTTCCAGGAATCTCTTACACAATAGGCGATTTTTTGTCGTTAGATCATAGTCAATATGCAAAACCAGATGCGGTTTTTATTGGTGGTCATGGGGGGAAACTCTCTGAAATACTATCTATTGTCGACAGCTATCTGCCTGCCAATGGTGTAATTGCCACCAATGCGGTCAAAGAAGAAAGTGCAAGAATTTTTATAGATAAATTGCTAGAACTAGGATATATTGAGCAGGCTAATTCGAAGATCAAATTAGATGACTTTAATCCAGTGAATGTAATTGTAATGAGGAAAAGTAATAAACTAAAATAA
- the cobM gene encoding precorrin-4 C(11)-methyltransferase, with amino-acid sequence MRIAIVSSSSQGSTTGNILAKEYTNFDLFTSSIHGIGQKIDKLSSWYDDNRTKYDGFIFVGSLGICVRTIAPFLENKRVDPAVVNVDVLGNIVTPVVSGHIGGANILAKDVAKVLGGFAAISTVSDTIDLWALDTIDRQFDYTSVVYGSSLNDIIALFVNKRRGALLLEIKDEGAIYLDRTAPDHLDVFYKKEDLDDSKYDFILQVTPFRHQWNCPSLQWVPKVLHIGMGCHKTISPKGLSHVLEEALAQRGIYKEALASLNSADIRAEEPALLELSKKLDIPFNTYNSDQLNRVDIPNPSDIVYKHTGFKGVSESSVLFSESPRVLLVPKTKMKFEEMDFTFAVSMETSFLRSGHVEIVGAGPGDPELVSVRGKNFLKEADLILYAGSLVPKELTEYAKPGATVRSSASMNLEEQVALMTEFYNKGLLVVRLHTGDPCIYGAIQEQMAQMEKNNMSCHITPGISSFQAAAAQLKSQFTIPEKTQTIILTRGEGRTKMPDGEKLHQLARSQSTMCIYLSATLVDSVQEQLLEHYSPDTPVAVCHKLTWKDEKIFRGALSELASLVKDNNLTLTTLIVVGEAIGNRKGLSRLYAHEFKHLYRT; translated from the coding sequence ATGAGAATTGCGATAGTCTCTTCTTCAAGCCAAGGTTCAACCACAGGGAATATCTTGGCAAAAGAGTACACTAATTTCGATCTTTTTACTAGTTCTATTCATGGAATTGGCCAAAAAATTGATAAACTATCTAGCTGGTATGACGACAATCGTACCAAGTATGATGGATTTATATTTGTAGGATCTTTAGGCATTTGTGTACGAACCATTGCTCCTTTTTTAGAAAACAAACGCGTGGATCCAGCGGTGGTCAATGTGGATGTATTAGGAAATATTGTGACACCAGTCGTTTCAGGCCATATTGGTGGAGCAAATATCTTAGCAAAGGATGTGGCAAAGGTGTTGGGCGGTTTTGCTGCTATTTCTACAGTAAGCGACACGATTGACCTTTGGGCTTTAGATACAATAGATCGTCAGTTTGATTACACTAGTGTTGTTTATGGCTCTTCGCTAAATGATATTATTGCCCTTTTTGTCAATAAGAGAAGAGGAGCATTACTTCTTGAGATTAAAGATGAAGGGGCTATATATCTTGATAGAACAGCTCCGGATCATTTAGATGTATTCTATAAGAAAGAAGATCTAGATGATTCTAAATATGATTTTATCCTACAAGTTACTCCTTTTAGACATCAATGGAATTGTCCATCTTTACAATGGGTTCCTAAAGTTCTGCATATAGGTATGGGGTGTCATAAAACCATTTCGCCTAAAGGTTTATCTCATGTCTTAGAAGAGGCGTTGGCTCAAAGGGGAATCTATAAAGAGGCATTGGCCAGTTTAAATAGTGCTGACATCCGAGCAGAAGAGCCTGCTTTACTAGAGCTTTCTAAGAAACTTGATATTCCATTTAACACTTATAACTCTGATCAGTTAAATCGTGTTGATATACCGAATCCTTCAGATATCGTTTATAAACATACTGGTTTTAAGGGGGTAAGTGAAAGTTCTGTGTTGTTCTCAGAGAGTCCTAGGGTACTGTTAGTTCCTAAGACAAAGATGAAATTTGAAGAGATGGACTTCACTTTCGCAGTGTCCATGGAAACTTCTTTCTTACGAAGTGGTCATGTTGAGATTGTAGGAGCAGGTCCTGGGGATCCAGAACTAGTCTCAGTTAGAGGTAAAAACTTTTTGAAAGAAGCCGATCTAATTCTTTATGCAGGTTCCCTTGTTCCTAAAGAGTTGACTGAATATGCAAAACCGGGTGCTACAGTTCGTAGTTCTGCTTCTATGAACCTAGAAGAACAAGTGGCCTTGATGACTGAATTCTATAATAAAGGTCTTTTGGTTGTTCGGCTTCATACGGGAGATCCTTGTATTTATGGTGCGATACAGGAGCAGATGGCTCAAATGGAGAAGAATAATATGTCCTGTCATATCACTCCAGGAATCTCATCTTTTCAAGCTGCTGCAGCACAATTAAAATCACAGTTTACCATTCCAGAGAAGACTCAAACGATTATTCTCACAAGAGGAGAGGGGAGAACAAAGATGCCAGATGGGGAAAAGCTTCATCAACTTGCTAGATCCCAGAGTACCATGTGTATCTATTTAAGTGCTACTTTAGTTGATTCTGTTCAAGAACAACTCTTAGAACATTATTCTCCAGATACACCTGTCGCTGTTTGTCACAAACTTACATGGAAAGATGAAAAGATATTTAGAGGGGCTCTAAGTGAATTAGCATCTTTGGTGAAAGATAACAATCTAACACTTACAACTTTAATTGTTGTTGGTGAAGCAATTGGAAATAGAAAGGGGCTCTCTCGATTGTATGCCCATGAATTTAAACATCTTTATAGGACATAG
- a CDS encoding precorrin-6A/cobalt-precorrin-6A reductase — translation MIWVFGGTTEGKKCIAILDQRNIPYIYSTKTKVIVSLGKNGSYSYGALDSAEMQNVFVKRGVTAVIDAAHPFAQILHENVFQVCEDLQVPLVRFERHFSQEKSSTVHYEENLDKIISNLEEESFKSIFVMTGVQNIPAYFDRGISGELHFRIIDCARSRRLAQEYGVDEDHLHFFPATMNVDEQLHLMSSLGIDSMVTKESGASGFFHDKVEVSERLQIPLYVWKRPKLPTYIYTVFSSDELDEILNNLIDEEESA, via the coding sequence ATGATATGGGTATTTGGCGGAACAACTGAAGGGAAGAAGTGTATTGCTATCTTGGATCAGAGAAATATTCCTTATATATATTCTACCAAAACAAAGGTGATAGTCTCTTTAGGGAAGAATGGATCCTACTCTTATGGCGCTTTAGATTCTGCTGAAATGCAAAATGTTTTTGTGAAAAGAGGTGTGACTGCAGTGATTGATGCAGCACACCCTTTTGCTCAAATACTTCATGAGAATGTATTTCAAGTATGTGAAGATCTTCAAGTCCCATTGGTTCGTTTTGAGAGACACTTCTCTCAAGAGAAGTCTTCCACGGTACATTATGAAGAGAATCTAGATAAAATCATAAGCAACTTAGAAGAGGAGAGTTTTAAGAGCATCTTTGTTATGACTGGAGTACAAAATATACCTGCTTATTTTGATAGAGGTATATCAGGAGAATTACACTTCAGGATCATTGACTGTGCCAGGTCTCGAAGACTAGCACAAGAATATGGGGTTGATGAAGATCATCTTCATTTTTTCCCAGCAACAATGAATGTGGATGAGCAACTACATCTTATGTCCTCATTAGGTATCGATTCAATGGTCACGAAAGAGAGTGGTGCTAGTGGTTTTTTTCATGATAAAGTTGAAGTATCTGAAAGACTTCAGATCCCTCTGTATGTTTGGAAAAGACCAAAACTTCCAACTTATATCTATACTGTATTTAGCTCTGATGAATTAGACGAAATACTAAATAATTTAATTGATGAAGAAGAATCAGCTTAG
- the cbiD gene encoding cobalt-precorrin-5B (C(1))-methyltransferase CbiD: MKKNQLRSGYSTGTCVMLSVRACVAMLFENIRPATVSVQIPIGETVEKDVYNLSCSESFASASVTKDGGDDPDDTHGLEIGCRVRLTSNEGVSFIKGEGVGVVTLPGLALPQGEPAINPAPREMITKMLYKIAYKYNYSGGFEIQPFVPEGEQVAKKTFNPRVGIIGGISILGTTGVVKPYSSDAFVASIRQGVEVLLHNGGHHVVLNSGGRSEKYVKGRFSDLSHLSFIQYGNFIGETLKIIDKKKIEKVTICIMLGKAVKLAQGHLDTHSHKVQFSSEWLSNLAKELGYPSNVCDKIVAFKLAGQLPLLVPMKRDEPIYQAILQECKSVCETLLNEIPLEVILVSKEGVLIDLLK, translated from the coding sequence ATGAAGAAGAATCAGCTTAGAAGTGGATATAGTACAGGAACTTGTGTGATGCTTTCTGTAAGAGCTTGTGTCGCTATGTTATTTGAAAATATACGCCCAGCCACTGTTTCTGTTCAGATACCAATAGGTGAAACTGTTGAAAAAGATGTCTATAATCTGTCTTGTTCTGAATCGTTTGCATCTGCAAGTGTCACAAAAGATGGCGGGGATGATCCAGATGATACTCATGGATTAGAGATCGGTTGTCGTGTTCGATTAACTTCCAATGAAGGAGTTTCTTTCATAAAAGGAGAGGGTGTGGGTGTCGTGACACTCCCCGGACTGGCTTTGCCTCAAGGGGAACCTGCCATAAATCCTGCTCCTCGTGAAATGATCACAAAAATGCTCTATAAAATTGCGTATAAGTATAACTATTCTGGAGGATTTGAAATACAACCTTTTGTGCCTGAAGGAGAACAGGTTGCTAAAAAGACTTTTAATCCAAGAGTGGGTATTATAGGAGGAATTTCAATTTTAGGAACGACAGGGGTCGTAAAACCATACTCTTCCGATGCGTTTGTGGCCTCTATAAGACAAGGAGTTGAGGTGTTATTGCATAATGGAGGCCATCATGTAGTCCTTAATTCCGGTGGTCGGAGTGAAAAGTATGTGAAAGGGCGTTTCTCCGATCTTTCACATTTGTCATTTATTCAATATGGTAATTTTATCGGAGAGACATTAAAGATTATCGATAAGAAAAAAATAGAGAAGGTAACTATCTGTATCATGCTTGGAAAAGCAGTGAAACTAGCACAAGGACACTTAGATACTCACAGTCATAAAGTTCAATTCTCGTCAGAGTGGTTATCTAATTTAGCAAAAGAGTTAGGCTATCCTTCCAATGTATGTGATAAAATAGTCGCTTTTAAACTTGCTGGACAACTACCTCTTTTGGTGCCGATGAAGAGAGATGAACCAATATATCAGGCTATATTACAAGAGTGTAAATCGGTTTGCGAAACTTTATTGAATGAAATACCTCTAGAGGTTATTCTTGTTTCCAAGGAGGGTGTGCTTATTGATTTATTAAAATAG